The following are from one region of the Nostoc cf. commune SO-36 genome:
- a CDS encoding NADH-quinone oxidoreductase subunit B family protein gives MKYTPLVRINEQMPELNYLIAMDACTITGGMFSVDSPLAVCGVNKLMKVDIYIPLCHFRPKAVIDRIIKFRKNHRTLEA, from the coding sequence ATGAAATATACGCCTTTGGTTAGAATCAACGAGCAAATGCCCGAACTCAATTATCTAATTGCAATGGACGCTTGCACAATTACTGGAGGAATGTTTAGTGTTGATTCTCCTTTGGCTGTGTGCGGTGTGAATAAGTTAATGAAAGTGGATATTTACATTCCCCTCTGTCATTTCAGACCGAAAGCCGTCATTGATCGAATTATCAAATTTAGGAAAAATCATCGCACTCTGGAAGCATAG
- a CDS encoding alpha/beta fold hydrolase produces the protein MMPVRQTLSKSDIQLSYLEWNQGQEPLLLLHGLGDHALVWSSLGDYLAADYHIVAPDMRGHGQSSKPEIDYSFESAIADLETLMDHLGWTFAHIVSHSWTGKLAAIWARQNPKRLRSIILVDPIFIWKMPSLLRVTFPALYRFLPFLKSMGPFTSHEEAEQQARQLKQYEGWSSLQQQVFQAGIEQKPDGSWGSKFTIAARDGIFEAVMEVPGFTIPIDTPALFVQPKQGLNRQNWQIQPYKTYLKNLRICQVPGNHWPFLTQPEAFNPTVAAFLAEHR, from the coding sequence ATGATGCCTGTACGTCAAACTTTATCAAAGTCTGATATCCAACTTTCTTATTTAGAGTGGAATCAAGGTCAAGAACCTTTACTGCTGTTACATGGCTTAGGCGACCATGCTCTGGTGTGGTCTAGTTTAGGAGATTACTTGGCGGCAGACTACCACATAGTTGCACCAGATATGCGCGGACATGGCCAAAGTAGTAAACCAGAGATAGATTATAGCTTTGAGAGTGCGATCGCAGACCTTGAAACACTCATGGATCATCTTGGATGGACTTTTGCTCACATTGTAAGTCACTCGTGGACAGGAAAATTAGCCGCCATCTGGGCAAGACAAAATCCAAAGCGTTTGCGGAGTATAATTCTGGTCGATCCGATTTTCATTTGGAAAATGCCCAGTCTTCTCAGAGTAACTTTTCCGGCATTGTATCGCTTCTTGCCTTTTCTTAAAAGCATGGGCCCCTTTACCAGCCATGAAGAAGCCGAACAACAAGCACGGCAATTAAAGCAATATGAAGGATGGAGTTCCTTGCAGCAGCAAGTTTTTCAAGCAGGGATAGAACAAAAACCCGATGGGAGTTGGGGCAGCAAATTTACCATAGCCGCCCGCGACGGGATTTTTGAGGCAGTCATGGAAGTACCCGGTTTTACAATTCCCATTGACACCCCTGCCCTATTCGTCCAGCCAAAACAAGGACTCAACCGCCAAAATTGGCAAATCCAACCCTACAAAACCTATCTTAAAAACTTACGCATCTGCCAAGTTCCCGGTAATCATTGGCCATTTTTGACACAACCAGAGGCATTTAACCCAACAGTGGCAGCTTTCTTGGCAGAACACAGATAG